One window of the Manihot esculenta cultivar AM560-2 chromosome 14, M.esculenta_v8, whole genome shotgun sequence genome contains the following:
- the LOC122721794 gene encoding uncharacterized protein LOC122721794 — protein MRGRGRGSSSRGRGDHGRGSVHTNESENINQDLVQHTALIPRPDQGERSTQGVASSTPASVHTSGTASAPIGLPPIPLMAASASASASGSCGPTGYRPYISLVNSIMQPSDPIARRITLIFKEKLVADGFCWKNVPEEVKEFYWQEFKKHFLWEEVIEQLMKIAWRKKAAERYRSLMCSVRNGKEKRLSLTEGVMDAWQSAWGATEYKEKCKKFSNNRKSETGGQGAGPSKHCGGSIFQYRHQQQMDRFLTLKEQASQTDNDSSQASRIDEAQLYFEAVGGEKKRRVYGLGSQASVFFPNKTSASTSFTSAQQNKDLQDEVADLRCKVQEREDNEQVLREQNVQITSELSQVKDLLMQLVSQRQGIQPSAPGEGTSAQPPDQADEANDEDEDEDENTTHL, from the exons ATGAGAGGACGAGGACGTGGATCTTCATCACGGGGTCGAGGAGACCATGGCAGGGGTAGTGTCCACACAAATGAATCAGAAAATATCAATCAAGATTTGGTACAGCACACTGCTTTGATTCCTAGACCAGACCAGGGTGAGAGATCCACACAGGGTGTTGCATCATCCACTCCTGCTTCAGTGCACACATCTGGTACTGCCTCAGCTCCCATAGGTTTGCCACCTATTCCACTGATGGCTGCATCTGCATCTGCATCTGCTTCTGGTAGTTGCGGACCCACAGGATACAGACCATATATTTCCTTAGTAAACTCAAT CATGCAGCCTTCTGATCCGATTGCTAGGCGGATTACATTGATATTCAAGGAAAAGTTAGTAGCAGATGGCTTTTGTTGGAAAAATGTACCAGAAGAGGTTAAAGAATTCTATTGGCAAGAATTTAAG AAACACTTCTTATGGGAGGAGGTAATAGAGCAGCTTATGAAGATAGCTTGGAGGAAGAAAGCTGCCGAGCGGTATCGTAGCCTTATGTGTAGCGTAAGGAATGGGAAGGAGAAGAGGCTATCACTGACAGAAGGAGTAATGGATGCATGGCAATCCGCTTGGGGAGCAACTGAGTATAAAGAGAAATGCAAAAAATTCTCTAATAACAGAAAGAGTGAAACAGGTGGGCAAGGCGCTGGCCCATCAAAacattgtggaggatccatattTCAGTATAGACATCAACAACAGATG GACCGCTTTCTGACTTTGAAAGAGCAAGCATCACAGACAGATAATGACAGTAGTCAAGCATCCCGCATTGATGAGGCTCAGTTATACTTTGAGGCAGTAggtggagagaaaaaaagaagggtGTATGGTCTTGGATCACAGGCTTCAGTTTTCTTCCCAAACAAGACTTCTGCTAGTACATCCTTCACATCAGCTCAGCAAAATAAGGATCTTCAAGATGAAGTGGCTGATCTCAGATGCAAGGTACAGGAGcgtgaggataatgaacaagtaTTGCGTGAGCAAAATGTGCAGATTACCTCTGAGCTCTCACAGGTGAAGGATTTACTTATGCAACTTGTGAGTCAAAGGCAAGGCATCCAGCCTTCAGCTCCTGGTGAGGGAACTTCTGCACAGCCTCCTGATCAAGCAGATGAAGCTAATGATGAGGACGAGGACGAGGACGAAAATACTACACATTTatag